The Snodgrassella alvi wkB2 genome window below encodes:
- a CDS encoding LLM class flavin-dependent oxidoreductase has translation MAIPVSILNLVPRRDKGTAAAAIQDMLRLAQAAEQSGFVRYWIAEHHNMPMVVSSATQVLIGHTLAHTHKIRVGSGGVMLPNHSPLMVAEQYGTLATIYPHRLDLGLGRAPGTDRVTAAALRRHLNDVSLQFADDVVQLQRYLGDENCQGIVKAYPGIGTHIPLYILGSSTDSAYLAAKMGLPYVFAAHFAPRFLEEAAAIYRERFQPSAQLSKPFFMLCLNVVAAATDEEARYLQTTQFQSVLGLVRNSRAPLQPPVPHMHGLWTAEEETYVRNFTACTLLGAPDTIRQQLEEYRLRLQPDEVMAVSYIYDMDKLLESYYIFKSVADIVG, from the coding sequence ATGGCTATTCCTGTTTCTATACTGAATCTGGTACCACGTCGGGATAAAGGTACTGCTGCGGCGGCTATACAGGATATGTTGCGTCTGGCACAGGCTGCTGAACAGTCAGGTTTTGTGCGTTACTGGATCGCAGAACATCATAATATGCCGATGGTAGTCAGCTCTGCCACTCAGGTATTAATTGGTCATACACTGGCTCATACCCACAAGATAAGGGTAGGCAGCGGCGGAGTAATGCTGCCTAATCACAGTCCGTTAATGGTTGCAGAACAGTATGGCACTTTAGCAACCATTTATCCGCACCGGCTTGATTTGGGACTGGGGCGTGCACCCGGTACTGACAGGGTAACAGCTGCAGCTTTGCGTCGGCATTTAAATGATGTTTCATTACAGTTTGCTGATGATGTGGTGCAGTTGCAACGTTATCTGGGCGATGAGAATTGTCAGGGAATAGTAAAGGCCTATCCGGGTATTGGTACACATATTCCGCTCTATATACTGGGCTCCAGTACGGATAGTGCTTATCTGGCGGCCAAAATGGGACTGCCATACGTTTTTGCTGCACATTTTGCACCGCGTTTTCTGGAAGAGGCCGCAGCGATTTACCGGGAACGTTTTCAGCCTTCTGCTCAGCTGAGTAAGCCCTTTTTTATGCTGTGTTTAAATGTTGTTGCCGCGGCAACGGATGAAGAGGCTCGTTACCTGCAAACTACGCAGTTTCAATCGGTATTGGGACTGGTTCGCAATAGCCGGGCGCCATTACAGCCACCAGTACCTCATATGCATGGTTTATGGACTGCTGAGGAGGAAACTTATGTGCGTAACTTTACTGCCTGCACATTACTGGGTGCTCCTGATACTATTCGTCAGCAGCTGGAGGAGTATCGCCTGCGCTTACAGCCGGATGAGGTAATGGCTGTGAGTTATATTTATGATATGGATAAATTACTTGAGTCTTATTATATTTTTAAGAGTGTGGCAGATATTGTCGGCTAA
- the sstT gene encoding serine/threonine transporter SstT: MKKLLWVLFKSNLIVRMLICMIIGAFIAAFLPQYGVKLEFLGKVFIQALRAAAPILVFVLVISSIVNNKFDNVSSIKSVAWLYAVTVLISAVLASTVSFLYPLHLVMDVPPISEKPPEGVAEILMNIVLKFVDNPVDALATGNFLSILAWSTALGIALRQSSEATKSVIKNWSDATIWVVRLVVAIAPYGVLGLVASHFTSDGLAKLKNYLELIGVLLGLMVFVALVINPLIVFLNFRKNPYPLVFTCLRYSGITAFFTRSSAANIPVNIRLAQRMQLPEEIYSLSIPLGVTMSMNGAAITITTMTMATVHTLGLDVSFIQTLLLSILATVCALGASGVPGGSLLLIPVACSMFGIDPAISAQVVAIGFVISEIQDSAETVLNSSSDMLFTSVVSLKQQGRDPSKIELLPE, encoded by the coding sequence ATGAAGAAGCTTTTATGGGTATTATTTAAGAGTAATCTGATTGTACGTATGCTGATATGTATGATTATCGGCGCGTTTATTGCGGCGTTTTTACCGCAGTACGGGGTGAAACTGGAATTTCTGGGTAAGGTATTTATTCAGGCTTTACGTGCAGCTGCTCCGATACTGGTTTTTGTATTAGTCATATCTTCTATTGTTAATAATAAATTTGATAATGTTTCCAGTATTAAGTCAGTAGCCTGGTTATATGCTGTTACTGTTCTGATTTCTGCAGTGCTGGCTTCTACGGTAAGTTTTTTATATCCGCTTCATTTGGTGATGGATGTACCGCCGATATCTGAAAAACCGCCGGAAGGTGTGGCAGAAATTCTTATGAATATTGTGCTCAAGTTTGTAGATAATCCGGTTGATGCACTGGCAACCGGTAATTTTCTGAGTATTCTGGCATGGTCAACAGCATTGGGTATTGCATTGCGCCAGAGTAGTGAGGCAACGAAATCGGTGATTAAAAACTGGTCGGATGCCACTATCTGGGTGGTTCGCCTTGTTGTGGCAATTGCTCCTTATGGTGTACTTGGTTTGGTTGCTTCTCACTTTACGAGTGATGGTTTGGCTAAGCTGAAGAATTATCTTGAGCTGATTGGTGTATTACTGGGTCTGATGGTGTTTGTGGCACTGGTGATTAATCCGCTGATTGTATTTTTGAATTTTCGTAAAAATCCATATCCGCTGGTGTTTACCTGTTTGCGTTATAGTGGAATTACAGCGTTTTTTACCCGTAGTTCAGCAGCGAATATTCCGGTAAATATCCGTCTGGCTCAGCGTATGCAATTGCCGGAAGAAATTTATTCGCTGTCTATTCCTCTGGGTGTGACAATGAGTATGAATGGAGCGGCTATCACGATTACGACGATGACAATGGCTACTGTGCATACTTTAGGTCTGGATGTGAGCTTTATTCAGACATTGTTGCTAAGTATTCTGGCAACGGTATGTGCTCTTGGTGCTTCCGGTGTGCCCGGCGGTTCGCTGCTACTGATTCCAGTAGCATGCAGTATGTTTGGCATTGATCCGGCTATATCCGCTCAGGTGGTAGCAATCGGGTTCGTTATCAGTGAAATTCAGGACTCAGCTGAAACAGTTTTGAATTCTTCCAGCGATATGCTGTTTACCTCTGTGGTGTCACTCAAACAGCAGGGAAGAGATCCGAGTAAAATTGAGTTACTACCGGAATAA
- a CDS encoding glycosyltransferase family 2 protein yields the protein MNGVKDNYAGTDKVDLSILIPVFNVESYLSGLLDALFPDLTALTEVIFYDDCSPDNSLSVIRKYQQSYPHVNIRILCGKKNLGITQVRQCLLQASHAEYVWFIDSDDLIEPQAVRQIRNILSEYHPDVVLFDYDVFFDGSGKVKYHEHLSVTPANTLLHQNNGELYRLAIMDGKHYFWNKVFRRTLVTDSCDFTIPAYEDIANTPIILNQCQTYFYYPQTLVHYRIWPDSIVQKMSLKQVYGIRAYLTQAEYADKVVDDKKCCAYLLYKAHLYYFRLCRKLRKMNLPEMEKADILLLAKELYAQKQLSTCATVSLLVRTGMWDKAAKLILKSGLARFSCR from the coding sequence GTGAATGGGGTAAAAGATAATTATGCAGGTACAGATAAAGTAGATTTAAGTATTCTGATTCCTGTATTTAATGTTGAATCATATCTTTCCGGATTGCTGGATGCTTTATTTCCGGATTTGACTGCTTTAACTGAAGTTATATTTTATGATGATTGTTCACCAGATAATTCACTTAGTGTGATTCGCAAATATCAGCAGAGTTATCCGCATGTGAATATTCGTATACTGTGCGGAAAGAAAAATCTGGGTATTACTCAGGTTCGCCAGTGTCTGTTACAGGCCAGTCATGCTGAATATGTCTGGTTTATTGATTCAGATGATTTGATTGAACCGCAAGCGGTACGGCAGATAAGGAATATTCTGAGTGAGTATCATCCGGATGTAGTACTGTTCGATTATGATGTTTTTTTTGATGGTAGCGGTAAAGTTAAATACCATGAACATTTATCAGTTACTCCCGCAAATACTTTGCTGCATCAGAATAACGGTGAGTTATACCGCCTTGCAATTATGGATGGTAAACATTATTTCTGGAATAAAGTTTTCCGGCGTACTTTGGTAACAGATTCGTGTGATTTCACTATACCTGCCTATGAAGATATTGCGAATACTCCGATTATTCTGAATCAATGTCAGACTTACTTTTATTATCCGCAAACTTTAGTACATTATCGTATCTGGCCGGATTCGATTGTGCAGAAAATGAGTCTGAAACAGGTATATGGTATCAGGGCTTATCTGACACAGGCTGAATATGCTGATAAAGTGGTTGATGATAAAAAGTGCTGTGCTTATTTATTATATAAAGCTCATCTTTATTATTTCAGGTTGTGTCGTAAACTCAGAAAAATGAATCTTCCGGAAATGGAAAAAGCCGATATTTTGCTTTTGGCTAAAGAGCTATATGCACAAAAACAGTTATCGACTTGCGCAACTGTTTCGTTATTAGTACGTACGGGTATGTGGGACAAGGCGGCTAAACTGATATTAAAATCAGGTTTAGCCCGATTCTCATGCAGGTAA
- a CDS encoding glycosyltransferase family 25 protein produces MISALVINLDHSFERLEFQRKQLIHLQIPMQRLSAVNSSDILGEQYEQLANGWERKLRPAEVACFLSHKAAWRYVLNTDKPWLILEDDALLSRKTADILAALIPLANEVDYVNLETRHRRKWISKKAFNLIDGYELRRLYQDRTGAAAYVLFPSGARKLLNRAEYSAPALADAFLCRSYDLNARQVYPAAAIQLDQCINYGLEHTESFVSTITPENNLKPHANDIYSNVCFKYRRLAAQIRMGWRQLSVLRCAQRMLVPIIKSDFEE; encoded by the coding sequence ATGATTTCTGCTCTAGTAATTAATCTGGATCATTCATTTGAGCGATTGGAATTTCAGCGCAAACAACTGATTCATTTGCAAATACCTATGCAGCGCCTGTCTGCTGTTAATAGTTCGGATATTCTTGGTGAACAATATGAACAATTAGCAAATGGCTGGGAGCGTAAATTGCGTCCGGCTGAGGTAGCCTGTTTTTTAAGCCATAAAGCTGCATGGCGATATGTACTTAATACCGATAAACCTTGGTTGATTCTTGAAGATGATGCTCTATTATCGCGTAAAACAGCAGATATTCTTGCTGCGTTAATTCCTCTGGCAAATGAGGTTGATTATGTGAATCTGGAAACGCGCCATCGACGTAAATGGATAAGTAAAAAGGCTTTTAATTTAATTGATGGTTATGAGTTACGCCGGTTATATCAGGATCGGACAGGTGCCGCCGCATATGTTTTATTCCCTTCCGGGGCACGGAAGCTGTTAAACAGAGCTGAATATTCGGCACCGGCGCTTGCTGATGCATTTTTGTGTCGTTCATATGATTTGAATGCCAGACAAGTGTATCCGGCCGCTGCAATTCAACTGGATCAGTGTATTAATTATGGTCTGGAGCATACAGAATCTTTTGTTTCTACTATCACTCCTGAGAATAATCTGAAACCTCATGCAAACGATATTTATAGTAACGTATGCTTTAAATATCGTCGTCTGGCAGCACAAATTCGTATGGGATGGAGGCAATTGTCCGTGCTGCGGTGTGCGCAACGTATGCTGGTGCCAATAATAAAAAGTGATTTTGAGGAATAG
- a CDS encoding putative nucleotide-diphospho-sugar transferase, giving the protein MIKLGREYAWRAKNRKVVVPLARVVTDEMKASADDAVTVVAYHTDDEFYTHEAKRMCASAERLGIRVKTTAISSQGGWEANTSFKAAYLLRERDIVSGPMLYVDVDAVFHVSPLKYLASLDCDIAVYYDLGDGHLVSATLFFQDTEAARHLLAEWNRQCIAHPEIWDQEVLQSVIAADQASDNPRYKVFHLPVGFCWIFDRADNLRAPKQQVYIEQLQAARVVHENLRTSGKLFSIRKSKVQRRMDRIREIEDVLFQQKSDD; this is encoded by the coding sequence ATGATTAAACTGGGCAGAGAATATGCATGGCGAGCCAAGAATCGTAAAGTTGTGGTTCCGCTGGCACGGGTTGTGACTGATGAGATGAAAGCATCAGCAGATGATGCGGTAACAGTTGTAGCCTATCATACAGATGATGAATTTTATACGCATGAAGCCAAACGTATGTGTGCTTCTGCTGAACGTTTGGGTATCAGAGTTAAGACAACTGCTATTTCCAGTCAGGGTGGGTGGGAAGCCAATACGTCGTTTAAAGCAGCTTATTTGCTTCGTGAACGTGATATAGTCAGCGGACCGATGCTGTATGTGGATGTTGATGCGGTTTTTCATGTTTCTCCGTTAAAATATCTTGCCAGTCTGGATTGTGATATTGCAGTGTATTATGATTTAGGAGATGGTCATTTAGTATCTGCAACTCTTTTTTTCCAAGACACTGAGGCTGCAAGACACTTGCTAGCCGAATGGAACCGGCAGTGTATAGCACATCCGGAAATCTGGGATCAGGAGGTTTTACAATCTGTCATTGCTGCTGATCAGGCATCTGACAATCCTCGTTATAAAGTTTTTCATTTGCCTGTTGGCTTTTGCTGGATATTTGATCGTGCTGACAATCTGCGTGCACCTAAACAACAGGTTTATATCGAACAGTTACAGGCGGCCCGTGTGGTTCATGAAAATCTGAGAACCAGCGGAAAGCTGTTTTCAATACGGAAAAGTAAAGTACAGCGCCGCATGGATCGGATACGAGAAATTGAGGATGTTCTATTTCAGCAAAAATCTGATGATTAA